From one Pecten maximus chromosome 8, xPecMax1.1, whole genome shotgun sequence genomic stretch:
- the LOC117333542 gene encoding mucin-5AC-like → MMLFREFIVTGVFAVLSVSCTLCCEHQIFVENGGTASIYSPGYEQGSYQLDVHCTWNISTTTHGKLKLTFLDFNIEYHMLCIWDYVLVYNGTCGSGGDIKRYCGTDIESNIVSSTAEACVEFHSDQYVVKPGFRLLVTSQQEQLPTTVSSEKSSSDTTPMIFTSSTTSPTSSLTTSSTLPQTSSTTISSTPSSGDTTIPPLPSTISPFTPMFPYPSQLNVQTLLIGQLSSTFEDPTVIEMCKDISWYQAENQALVISPGYAQNQNYGNNRNCHLKILNPGKKVVQFSFIIFNVEKHPTCAWDKLEITEAQDSILATICGFSADTPENLKSSAADINLVFISDNVVNWSGFQVKLSLHDTAPTPEPPSTLLTTEATTPNPNYVTTPVQNHHPIILDKGYQQSYVNDTVTVLSPNFGPGKTYPVSVTCGLKIQALNNQKIRVNVLDFKVEYHPSCSWDRLSIYDGPSKSSSLLGTFCGVKSDVAIDSSGAVLFLEFVSDYIVPDKGFQLDVSTKIDATTTIATTPLPMTSTFAITTPPTTPSNVETTTSYTDTPETIPSTTPSTVPATSLTASPSTMSSVIPLTTIKTLTTLLTTPSATVPTSPSTATKATSINTPTTIPPNTAKTSTSTSKTISVTLTSSPTTKPTIPSTTKPSTTLPTSTSKTTPWYVSTTTPNTRLTTLTTSTTESSDTVIELCVGKTAISLPAKGVYVTSPNYISGNYPTNIKCGLTVNTSSTQVISVEMIDMDIEENAICSWDSLSVYDGPTRSSNRLAKLCGKTLPHQSLLSSSNVLHFHFESDFVIPRKGFKAKVTSVQDLLTVSTTPISKPTLVPGNTVKISTESLTTTPQEASSKTQATTEETTKFTEGTTEPTTINLVTILKTSMKVPTTPTTTLSTTAMMTTAASKPATSITSPAALHITSMTSTTTLKTTTKSTTMMTTMPKTKTKISSITKPPSSTMTTQSATMTSPQTSFTTTVANVTNLPLECRGVPQVHTLPSGTIQSPGIDLPYPHNTTCEWVVIAASNHVIELNFFEFDLEPDCDASRVTIYDSSTSIGPILATFCGGDIPGNVTSTSKVLFVSLMSNNTTKDNGFKANYTAIAKVVPVQPCLAGEFACPGGECIPDEWLCDGEVDCIGAGDELSCQLCLDGEFRCGNGECIPGLLRCDGHDDCVEGLDEYNCLSIGDAGQYVMVMYHAQWYPVCSDDWSTQTSDVICQQLAFSDSTSMTPVNTDSMVFMTLKDDSPVTSQSIHTMFEPTLNCNSRQQVQLQCKHNGCGMRSPNLMQPYIIGGTKSYTGQWPWMVALKINQKFICGGTLISQQWVATASHCIESVSARPYLLNVMLGSIAMNPADAVYYKVTEVIIHPDNFFIYQADLALLRLQKPVIFNDHVNSLCLATEGHALTKSSICYVSGWGVLSVSDFYSTIMPEYLHHAKMKLVTHSKCKESYQGKLKDTMLCAGYDLGRIDSCKGDSGGPLMCKVSADRWVLAGITSWGETPCGQAMKPGVYTRVDKYRDWILGIMDDDGKQYNCTYETPGLCGHIDVSLSEFMWTRRSHDPTFDHTWGNATGHFMYAENPNGLGASSHEAILKIPAFLKDDVKCMSLAVFFSGSQSDMKLKIMGHVTPNVIRQLSEISSFSSSWSVAYITIDDDVTEVDIVAVRGVRGNVGVAIDDVMVAGGHCQDNIKLGCTFDGGNTCLYTNDKDDIYDWSLQSAEIGYFIEFSGADKYPGDKARFSSPIMTRSIPRCVKFLYQVCPQSSGTLTLLTQVYFGGVPLLRAPVWTSQLSNCTDWSLAQVDVDHQSHPFGVAFEASRGQHSGSIRVDDISITQGNCF, encoded by the exons AACAATTACCTACAACGGTATCTTCAGAGAAATCTTCATCAGATACAACACCGATGATATTTACATCATCGACAACATCACCGACGTCATCGCTGACAACATCATCAACTTTACCACAGACTTCATCGACAACCATATCATCAACGCCATCATCTGGAGATACTACAATTCCTCCCTTACCTAGTACGATCTCGCCTTTTACACCGATGTTCCCCTACCCTTCCCAGCTGAACGTGCAAACCTTACTGATAGGCCAGCTCAGCAGCACCTTCGAGGATCCCACGGTTATAGAGATGTGTAAAGACATCTCGTGGTACCAGGCGGAGAACCAGGCTTTGGTTATATCCCCAGGCTATGCACAGAATCAGAACTACGGCAATAATAGGAATTGTCATCTAAAAATACTCAACCCTGGAAAGAAG GTCGTGCAGTTTTCTTTCATCATTTTCAATGTTGAAAAACACCCTACCTGCGCATGGGACAAGTTAGAAATCACGGAAGCACAAGATTCAATTTTGGCGACCATTTGTGGATTTTCAGCAGATACTCCCGAGAATTTGAAGTCATCCGCAGCAGATATCAACCTAGTCTTCATCTCTGATAACGTGGTTAACTGGAGCGGCTTTCAAGTGAAACTTTCTCTGCATGATACAG CACCGACACCTGAGCCACCGTCTACCTTACTCACAACAGAAGCTACTACACCGAACCCGAATTACGTGACCACACCGGTACAAAACCACCATCCAATAattctcgataagggatatcAGCAATCATACGTTAACGATACCGTTACAGTCCTTTCTCCAAACTTTGGTCCAGGAAAAACTTACCCTGTCAGTGTCACGTGCGGATTGAAAATTCAAGCATTGAATAATCAG aaaattcgTGTTAATGTTTTAGATTTCAAAGTGGAGTACCATCCCTCTTGCTCATGGGACAGATTATCTATCTACGATGGTCCGTCtaaatcatcatcattattaGGAACATTTTGTGGTGTCAAATCGGATGTAGCCATTGACAGTAGCGGGGCTGTGCTGTTTCTGGAGTTCGTGTCTGATTACATCGTTCCCGACAAAGGATTCCAGCTCGATGTTTCAACTAAAATAG ATGCAACCACCACTATCGCAACTACGCCACTTCCCATGACCTCAACTTTTGCAATAACCACGCCCCCAACTACACCCTCCAATGTGGAAACAACAACGTCATATACAGATACCCCTGAAACTATCCCCTCAACAACGCCCTCGACTGTGCCAGCAACTTCACTAACTGCTTCACCATCAACCATGTCCTCAGTTATTCCTCTGACAACGATTAAGACTCTGACAACTCTCCTGACCACGCCCTCGGCCACGGTCCCGACCTCGCCTTCAACTGCGACAAAAGCTACATCCATAAATACTCCAACAACTATACCACCGAACACGGCCAAGACGTCAACTTCAACTTCCAAAACGATTTCGGTTACGTTAACATCTTCCCCAACGACCAAACCCACGATTCCATCAACGACCAAGCCCTCGACGACTCTTCCGACAAGCACATCAAAAACCACACCATGGTATGTATCAACAACCACACCCAATACACGGTTGACTACATTGACAACTTCTACCACCGAGTCAAGCGACACTGTCATAGAGCTATGTGTTGGAAAGACAGCAATATCCCTCCCCGCTAAGGGGGTGTACGTCACGTCACCGAACTACATCTCGGGGAACTATCCCACTAACATCAAGTGTGGACTTACTGTGAATACATCATCAACCCAG GTAATATCCGTTGAAATGATAGATATGGATATAGAAGAAAATGCTATCTGCTCATGGGATAGTTTGTCAGTTTATGACGGACCTACGAGAAGTTCCAATCGTCTCGCTAAACTCTGTGGGAAAACATTACCCCATCAATCGTTGCTGAGTTCGTCAAATGTTCTCCACTTCCACTTCGAATCTGATTTTGTTATTCCGCGTAAAGGATTCAAGGCTAAAGTAACGTCTGTACAAG atttacTTACGGTGTCAACTACACCGATATCAAAACCAACATTAGTTCCGGGAAATACTGTCAAAATATCTACGGAATCATTAACTACTACACCGCAAGAAGCGTCATCTAAAACACAGGCAACAACTGAAGAAACAACAAAATTTACTGAGGGCACAACGGAACCAACAACGATCAATCTGGTAACAATATTGAAGACATCCATGAAAGTTCCAACAACGCCAACAACAACACTATCGACGACAGCGATGATGACAACGGCGGCGTCGAAACCAGCGACGTCAATAACGTCACCAGCAGCTTTACACATAACGTCAATGACATCGACGACGACGTTaaagacaacaacaaaatcaacaacGATGATGACAACGATGccaaaaacaaagacaaaaatatcatcaataacAAAACCACCGTCGTCTACGATGACAACACAATCAGCGACGATGACTAGTCCACAAACAAGTTTTACGACAACGGTCGCGAATGTGACGAATCTGCCTTTAGAATGTCGGGGAGTCCCACAAGTACATACCTTGCCATCTGGGACCATACAGTCACCTGGTATAGACCTCCCCTATCCACACAATACAACCTGTGAATGGGTTGTTATCGCCGCAAGTAACCAT GTGATTGAACTGAACTTCTTTGAGTTTGACCTTGAACCTGATTGTGATGCTAGCCGTGTAACCATCTATGACTCCTCGACGTCCATTGGTCCAATACTGGCGACGTTCTGTGGCGGTGATATCCCGGGGAATGTAACTTCAACCTCCAAGGTCTTGTTTGTTAGTCTTATGAGTAACAACACTACGAAGGACAATGGATTCAAGGCTAATTACACAGCGATAGCAAAAG TGGTGCCGGTGCAGCCTTGTCTGGCCGGTGAATTCGCCTGTCCGGGCGGAGAGTGTATACCCGATGAGTGGTTATGTGACGGTGAGGTCGACTGCATTGGCGCGGGGGACGAACTGTCATGTC AACTCTGCCTGGATGGAGAATTTCGGTGTGGGAATGGCGAATGTATTCCTGGGCTGTTAAGATGTGATGGACACGATGATTGCGTGGAGGGGCTGGACGAGTATAACTGCC TTTCCATTGGAGATGCAGGTCAGTACGTAATGGTGATGTATCACGCGCAGTGGTACCCAGTCTGTAGCGACGACTGGAGTACACAAACAAGTGACGTCATCTGCCAACAACTCGCCTTCAG TGATTCTACGTCGATGACACCGGTGAACACGGACAGTATGGTGTTCATGACTCTTAAGGACGATTCGCCAGTTACATCCCAGTCCATACACACGATGTTCGAACCCACGCTCAACTGTAACAGTAGACAACAAGTACAACTTCAATGTAAACACAATG GATGTGGTATGAGAAGCCCAAATTTGATGCAGCCATACATCATAGGCGGCACAAAATCCTATACCGGCCAATGGCCGTGGATGGTGGCCCTAAAAATCAACCAAAAATTTATTTGTGGCGGCACACTAATTAGTCAACAGTGGGTTGCCACAGCTAGTCATTGTATCGAGTC GGTATCTGCAAGACCGTATCTTTTGAATGTGATGTTAGGTTCCATAGCGATGAACCCAGCCGACGCCGTTTATtacaaggtcacagaggtcatcATACATCCAGACAATTTCTTCATTTACCAGGCAGATCTTGCGCTCCTGAGGTTGCAAAAACCAGTAATTTTCAACGACCACGTAAACTCCCTTTGCTTGGCAACGGAGGGGCACGCACTCACAAAAAGTTCTATTTGTTATGTATCTGGATGGGGTGTGTTGTCTGTATCAG ACTTTTACTCCACTATAATGCCGGAGTACTTGCACCACGCTAAAATGAAGTTAGTGACTCACTCAAAGTGTAAAGAATCGTATCAGGGCAAGCTCAAGGATACAATGTTGTGTGCTGGGTATGACCTCGGCAGGATCGACTCATGTAAG GGTGACAGTGGCGGGCCTCTTATGTGTAAAGTCAGTGCAGACAGGTGGGTTTTGGCCGGAATCACAAGCTGGGGAGAGACACCCTGTGGTCAAGCAATGAAACCCGGGGTTTATACAAGAGTGGACAAGTACAGAGATTGGATCTTAGGAATCATGGACGATGATG gaaaacaataCAACTGTACGTATGAAACGCCGGGACTTTGCGGTCATATTGACGTCTCTCTGAGTGAATTCATGTGGACCCGGAGATCACATGACCCTACATTTGATCACACGTGGGGAAATGCTACAG GACATTTCATGTACGCAGAAAATCCGAACGGCCTAGGGGCTTCCTCTCATGAAGCAATTTTGAAAATCCCCGCTTTCTTAAAGGATGACGTAAAATGCATGTCATTAGCAGTTTTCTTTTCTGGATCTCAGTCCGACATGAAACTGAAGATTATGGGTCACGTGACACCGAATGTAATCCGACAGCTATCCGAAATATCCTCCTTTTCTAGTTCCTGGTCTGTTGCATACATCACTATCGACGATGATGTCACAGAAGTCGATATTGTGGCTGTGAGAGGAGTGCGTGGAAATGTTGGTGTGGCAATTGATGACGTAATGGTCGCCGGAGGTCATTGTCAAG ATAATATCAAACTTGGCTGTACGTTTGACGGAGGAAACACGTGTCTTTACACAAACGACAAAGATGATATATATGACTGGAGTTTACAGTCTGCGGAGATTG GTTACTTTATAGAATTTAGTGGTGCAGATAAATATCCCGGAGACAAGGCAAGGTTTTCTTCTCCAATAATGACCCGGTCCATCCCTCGTTGTGTGAAGTTTTTATATCAAGTCTGCCCTCAGTCGTCGGGCACTCTTACCCTCCTAACACAAGTCTACTTTGGGGGCGTTCCTCTTTTACGTGCCCCGGTGTGGACTTCGCAGCTGTCAAACTGTACCGACTGGAGTCTAGCCCAGGTGGACGTGGATCACCAGTCTCACCCATTTGGTGTAGCTTTCGAGGCATCAAGGGGCCAGCATTCCGGTAGCATTAGAGTTGATGATATCAGTATTACCCAAGGTAACTGCTTCTAG